A single region of the Phragmitibacter flavus genome encodes:
- a CDS encoding Lrp/AsnC family transcriptional regulator — MERLLELLRGNARLSVEEIAVSLGLTALEVAKRMTELEAAGVILGYQAVVDGEKLGPRGVTALIEVRITPEAGGGFDRIAKRIAQYDQVRSCYLMSGGYDLALMVEGTDLYDVARFVAEKLSTLDVVLSTATLFQLRVYKHDGFVLNTDLREDRLPVSP; from the coding sequence ATGGAACGCTTACTCGAATTGCTGAGGGGGAATGCCCGGCTCAGTGTGGAAGAAATTGCGGTCAGTCTTGGACTGACGGCGCTGGAGGTTGCTAAACGGATGACGGAGCTTGAAGCGGCCGGAGTCATCCTTGGTTATCAGGCGGTGGTGGACGGCGAAAAGCTGGGGCCACGTGGGGTGACGGCATTGATCGAGGTGCGGATCACGCCTGAAGCGGGCGGTGGGTTTGACCGGATTGCCAAGCGCATTGCGCAGTATGATCAGGTGCGCAGTTGTTATTTGATGAGTGGTGGGTATGACCTCGCCTTGATGGTGGAGGGAACCGATCTTTATGATGTGGCGCGTTTTGTGGCAGAAAAGTTGAGCACGCTGGATGTGGTGCTTTCGACGGCGACGCTTTTTCAACTGCGCGTGTATAAGCACGACGGTTTTGTGTTGAACACCGATCTCCGTGAAGACCGGCTCCCTGTATCGCCATGA
- a CDS encoding 6-phosphofructokinase → MRIGILNSGGDCPGLNAVIHGVVGAATELGWEVIGFRNGFEGLLPNGPGHMKLDTEKTLGILSLGGTILGTTNKGNFAAKVGADSTIAKVPKDIIEQARVTIKYLGIEALIVVGGDGSLTTGLQLCEEGIPVVGVPKTIDNDLQATAMTFGFDSAVGMVVEGLDRLRTTAESHQRVMVVEVMGRHAGWIALHGGIGGGADVVLIPEIPFEIEKVAGHVNHVFASGHRSVLIVVAEGAHLEDGKLMGKEEGRANQQMLLGGIGVHVARQVEEMTGHETRDVRLGHLQRGGSPTALDRILGTRFGVKAVSLIKDKQFGRMVNYQSYHVGDVPIEDAVNKLRLVQPDSEVVMAARAVGISFGDR, encoded by the coding sequence ATGCGCATCGGTATTCTTAACAGCGGCGGCGATTGTCCAGGACTTAATGCAGTGATTCACGGGGTGGTGGGAGCGGCTACCGAACTGGGCTGGGAGGTGATTGGATTCCGCAATGGATTTGAGGGGCTTCTTCCCAACGGTCCGGGGCACATGAAACTCGATACGGAGAAGACGCTGGGCATTTTGAGCCTCGGTGGAACGATTCTCGGGACCACCAACAAAGGAAATTTTGCCGCCAAAGTGGGCGCGGACAGCACCATTGCCAAAGTGCCCAAGGACATCATCGAGCAGGCGCGCGTGACCATCAAATATCTCGGCATTGAGGCTTTGATCGTGGTGGGCGGCGACGGTTCTTTGACGACCGGTTTGCAGCTTTGCGAAGAAGGAATCCCTGTGGTGGGCGTGCCGAAAACCATCGACAACGATTTGCAGGCCACGGCGATGACCTTCGGTTTTGACTCGGCGGTGGGCATGGTGGTGGAGGGACTGGATCGCCTGCGCACGACGGCGGAAAGTCATCAACGCGTGATGGTCGTAGAAGTGATGGGACGGCATGCTGGCTGGATCGCGCTGCATGGCGGCATCGGCGGTGGCGCGGATGTGGTGTTGATTCCTGAAATTCCTTTTGAGATCGAAAAAGTGGCGGGGCATGTGAATCATGTGTTTGCCAGCGGTCATCGCAGTGTGTTGATCGTGGTGGCCGAAGGCGCGCATCTTGAAGATGGCAAGCTGATGGGCAAGGAAGAAGGTCGTGCCAACCAGCAGATGTTGCTTGGCGGGATCGGGGTGCATGTGGCGCGTCAGGTTGAAGAGATGACCGGACACGAAACGCGTGACGTGCGCTTGGGTCACCTTCAGCGTGGCGGTTCTCCGACGGCTTTGGATCGTATTTTGGGCACCCGGTTTGGGGTGAAGGCGGTTTCGCTGATCAAGGACAAGCAATTTGGCCGGATGGTGAATTACCAGAGCTATCACGTGGGTGATGTGCCGATTGAAGATGCGGTGAACAAACTGCGTTTGGTGCAGCCGGACAGCGAAGTGGTGATGGCGGCGCGCGCGGTGGGCATCAGTTTTGGTGATCGCTGA
- a CDS encoding D-alanyl-D-alanine carboxypeptidase family protein, whose amino-acid sequence MLEPRFLLNLGIRRWLAIAALVLSVLAVVSGTSHAQSVIAVDVYNKKIHMERGASVKRPVGGLAKVATALVALDWADVTKVPLNTLATVSPAALQIAGMNTMGLQPGDQVTLRDLLYATMMTSDNVAATALAAFVGQDILGRRGRGGDPIAAFVTEMNKLAAREGMANTRFTNPHGLENSRTMPLSTGADMAKLAMYAVSRAPFRFYTTQKTRAITIVRMGQPQPMTLQNTNALLGVGSIDGMKTGNTPQSGGCIIATEERQGTLMKNAQGQQVLYRHRMVVVVLGSADPFGEARGLLQQSWNAYDNWLRQGRPVTNRQELLASFE is encoded by the coding sequence ATGTTGGAACCCCGCTTTTTGCTCAATTTAGGTATCCGTCGCTGGCTGGCCATTGCGGCGCTGGTTTTGTCTGTTCTGGCCGTCGTTTCCGGCACGTCGCATGCTCAAAGTGTGATTGCTGTGGATGTCTACAACAAGAAGATTCACATGGAGCGGGGGGCTTCCGTGAAGCGCCCGGTGGGTGGTCTTGCGAAAGTGGCGACGGCGTTGGTGGCATTGGACTGGGCGGATGTGACGAAAGTTCCTTTAAACACGCTGGCGACGGTTTCTCCGGCGGCTTTGCAGATTGCGGGAATGAACACCATGGGTTTGCAGCCGGGCGATCAGGTGACGCTGCGTGATTTGTTGTATGCGACGATGATGACGTCGGACAACGTGGCAGCGACCGCCTTGGCGGCTTTTGTCGGGCAGGATATTCTGGGGCGTCGTGGACGTGGCGGTGATCCCATTGCGGCTTTTGTGACGGAGATGAACAAGCTGGCGGCTCGTGAAGGGATGGCTAACACGCGGTTTACCAATCCGCATGGGTTGGAGAACAGCCGGACCATGCCGCTTTCGACGGGGGCGGACATGGCGAAACTGGCGATGTATGCGGTTTCGCGGGCACCGTTCCGATTTTACACGACACAAAAAACGCGCGCCATCACCATTGTCCGCATGGGGCAGCCGCAGCCGATGACGTTGCAGAACACCAATGCCTTGCTGGGGGTGGGTTCGATTGACGGCATGAAAACCGGCAACACGCCGCAATCGGGCGGGTGCATCATTGCGACGGAGGAGCGGCAGGGCACCTTGATGAAAAATGCGCAGGGTCAGCAGGTGCTTTATCGTCACCGCATGGTGGTGGTGGTGCTGGGTTCGGCTGATCCGTTCGGCGAGGCGCGCGGTTTGCTTCAGCAGAGCTGGAATGCGTATGACAACTGGTTGCGCCAGGGGCGTCCGGTGACGAATCGGCAGGAACTGCTGGCCAGCTTCGAATAG
- a CDS encoding Gfo/Idh/MocA family protein: MKTTTNNINRRTLLRSSLYAGTALALPTWSRAAGANGDIRVAVIGFKSRGAGHINTILGLQNEGVRLVALCDVDSDVMDKQVEKLAKKDIKVKTYSDYRKLIEDPEIDAVTIATPNHTHTVITLAALAAGKHVFAEKPVCHNIPEGVKLLEAAKKIEGKLILVHGQQRRSDLGWAAAMEYVKSGALGKTTLSRGVNYKARKSIGKVSGPQDAPSTVNYDLWAGPRETTPIMREQFHYDWHWQWAYGNGDIGNQGPHQLDVARWALGSPDKLPLKVMSLGNRWGYDDDGETANNQLAFYDYGDGKTPILFDNRGLPRADMNWQKGFEPAYKGIRIGNIIHCEGGYVAESKAYDAEGKFNDQKFEIRDGPNHMKNFFASIKEGKLIDPNLHVSHGFHCAALAHMANIAYRIGKKTSTGEIKERLQGDKAGQETFDDFVANLAANQINADTDQALLSPWLTFNPDTYKFEGEFAEEANKINEGDVYRKGFELAEV; the protein is encoded by the coding sequence ATGAAAACAACGACGAACAACATCAACCGCCGCACCCTGCTGCGCTCCTCCCTCTACGCAGGCACCGCCCTTGCCCTTCCCACCTGGTCCCGCGCCGCCGGAGCCAATGGCGACATTCGCGTTGCCGTGATCGGATTCAAAAGCCGCGGTGCAGGACACATCAACACCATTCTCGGACTGCAAAACGAAGGCGTCCGCCTCGTTGCCCTTTGCGACGTTGACTCCGATGTCATGGACAAACAGGTCGAGAAACTCGCCAAGAAAGACATCAAAGTCAAAACCTACAGCGACTACCGCAAGCTCATTGAAGATCCGGAAATCGACGCGGTCACCATCGCCACCCCCAACCACACGCACACCGTCATCACCCTTGCCGCTCTCGCCGCAGGCAAACACGTGTTCGCTGAAAAACCCGTCTGTCACAACATCCCCGAAGGCGTCAAACTCCTCGAAGCCGCCAAAAAAATCGAAGGCAAACTCATCCTCGTCCACGGCCAGCAGCGCCGCTCCGACCTCGGCTGGGCAGCCGCCATGGAATACGTGAAATCCGGTGCTCTCGGCAAAACCACCCTTTCCCGCGGCGTCAATTACAAGGCCCGCAAGAGCATTGGCAAGGTCAGCGGACCTCAGGACGCCCCCTCAACCGTCAACTACGACCTCTGGGCCGGTCCTCGCGAAACCACCCCGATCATGCGTGAACAGTTCCATTATGACTGGCATTGGCAGTGGGCTTACGGCAACGGCGACATCGGCAACCAGGGTCCTCACCAGCTCGACGTCGCCCGCTGGGCTCTCGGCAGCCCCGACAAACTTCCGCTCAAGGTCATGAGCCTCGGCAACCGCTGGGGATATGACGACGATGGCGAAACCGCCAACAACCAGCTCGCCTTCTACGATTACGGCGACGGCAAAACCCCGATCCTTTTCGACAACCGCGGTCTCCCCCGCGCCGACATGAACTGGCAGAAAGGTTTCGAGCCCGCCTACAAAGGCATCCGCATCGGCAACATCATCCATTGCGAAGGCGGTTATGTGGCCGAATCCAAGGCCTACGACGCCGAAGGCAAATTTAATGATCAGAAGTTCGAAATTCGTGACGGCCCCAACCACATGAAAAACTTCTTTGCCTCCATCAAGGAAGGCAAATTGATCGACCCAAATCTGCACGTCAGTCACGGTTTCCATTGCGCCGCCCTTGCCCACATGGCCAACATTGCCTATCGCATTGGCAAAAAAACCAGCACCGGAGAAATCAAGGAACGCCTCCAGGGCGACAAAGCCGGCCAGGAAACCTTCGACGATTTCGTCGCCAACCTCGCCGCCAACCAGATCAACGCCGACACCGATCAGGCCCTCCTCAGCCCCTGGCTCACCTTCAATCCCGACACCTACAAATTCGAAGGTGAATTTGCTGAAGAAGCCAACAAAATCAACGAAGGCGACGTCTACCGCAAAGGTTTCGAACTCGCCGAAGTCTAA
- a CDS encoding protein arginine kinase — MRFSTLLKNPADWMQGHGPHSEIVMTSRIRLARNLRGWSFPGWSSEKQRVELLNQVRPLLASLPELKDGFNEEYPSLTKTKKQVLVERHLVSREHAARSTGCAVVIDRKQSIAVMVNEEDHFRMQGIRAGLDLRTAHDLVNRIDSALEENLSYAFDTRLGYLTACPTNVGTGMRASVMLHLPALVLTEQIKQVMNAVSKIGLAVRGLYGEGTEALGNLFQVSNQHTLGETEQELISRIEGVAEHIVQAEIHAREKLLHENALMLHDQVGRAYATLRFSHILSSKEALTHLSLLRLGADLDIITDCDRSLLDMLLLEIQPAHLQLTAKRDLSVEERDSLRAENTRDRLKSVPEPLNVSSDNDADDSALPPESHDE, encoded by the coding sequence ATGCGCTTCTCCACCCTCCTTAAAAATCCCGCTGACTGGATGCAGGGCCATGGCCCCCACTCGGAGATCGTCATGACCTCCCGCATCCGGCTCGCCCGCAACCTGCGCGGCTGGTCCTTCCCAGGCTGGTCCTCGGAAAAACAACGCGTCGAACTTCTCAATCAAGTCCGCCCCCTGCTCGCCTCCCTTCCTGAACTCAAGGACGGCTTCAACGAGGAATACCCCAGCCTCACCAAAACCAAAAAGCAGGTGCTCGTCGAACGTCACCTCGTCAGCCGTGAACATGCCGCCCGCTCGACCGGCTGTGCCGTGGTCATCGACCGCAAACAAAGCATTGCCGTCATGGTGAATGAGGAAGATCACTTCCGCATGCAAGGCATCCGCGCCGGTCTTGACCTGCGCACCGCCCACGACCTCGTCAACCGCATCGACAGCGCCCTCGAAGAAAACCTCAGCTACGCGTTCGACACCCGCCTCGGCTACCTCACCGCCTGCCCTACCAACGTGGGCACCGGCATGCGCGCCTCCGTGATGCTGCACCTGCCCGCGCTCGTTCTCACCGAACAGATCAAGCAGGTCATGAACGCCGTCAGCAAAATCGGACTCGCCGTCCGCGGCCTGTATGGCGAAGGCACTGAAGCCCTCGGCAACCTCTTCCAGGTTTCCAATCAGCACACTCTCGGCGAAACCGAACAGGAGCTCATCAGCCGCATCGAAGGTGTCGCCGAACACATCGTCCAGGCCGAAATCCACGCCCGCGAAAAGCTTCTCCACGAAAACGCCCTCATGCTGCATGACCAGGTCGGTCGCGCTTATGCCACCCTGCGTTTTTCTCACATTCTCAGTTCAAAGGAAGCCCTCACCCACCTCTCCCTGCTGCGCCTCGGCGCCGATCTGGACATCATCACCGATTGCGATCGCAGCCTGCTGGACATGCTGCTCCTCGAAATTCAACCCGCGCATCTTCAGCTTACCGCCAAACGCGATCTAAGCGTCGAAGAACGCGACAGTTTGCGGGCAGAAAACACCCGTGATCGATTGAAATCCGTCCCCGAACCATTAAACGTATCCAGTGACAACGACGCGGACGATTCCGCGCTTCCCCCTGAATCCCATGATGAATAA